The Papaver somniferum cultivar HN1 chromosome 3, ASM357369v1, whole genome shotgun sequence genome includes a region encoding these proteins:
- the LOC113356589 gene encoding legumin B-like, producing the protein MAEPASAYTGPKGRYIYLPDRKVRTTLDCIYLGKRRKERLRKEYQEKVEAIKQKFLKQGINVVVEESEEEDEEKSDEVEEEVELKKHTRGEESDEEVELKKHTRGEESDEDVELKKKKKKKKKINNSD; encoded by the exons ATGGCGGAACCAGCATCAGCATATACGGGACCAAAA GGCAGGTACATATATCTTCCTGATCGTAAAGTTCGTACGACACTAGACTGTATATATCTTGGGAAACGGAGAAAGGAGAGGCTAAGGAAGGAATATCAGGAAAAGGTGGAGGCGATTAAGCAGAAGTTTTTGAAGCAAGGGATTAATGTGGTGGTGGAGGAAAGCGAAGAGGAGGATGAGGAGAAAAGCGATGAGGTTGAGGAGGAGGTGGAATTGAAGAAGCACACAAGGGGGGAGGAAAGCGATGAGGAGGTGGAATTGAAGAAGCACACAAGGGGGGAGGAAAGCGATGAGGATgtggaattgaagaagaagaagaagaagaagaaaaagatcaaCAATTCAGATTGA